Proteins from one Oscillatoria nigro-viridis PCC 7112 genomic window:
- a CDS encoding BON domain-containing protein: MNKLTPILLSGLLLFGAAACSEGAKTSADAPNSTTENTTSPPPAETVKKTQGDATSDIRRNQANSDIRAREQRNNATGGDATRAEGDLKSEVRSKLEVNITKGQLTVDAKDGVVTVGGTVPSQADLAKIEPLAKEIKGVKQVNVTAVVAPAAPESPSSKQ; encoded by the coding sequence ATGAACAAACTAACACCCATTCTCCTCAGCGGCCTCCTACTATTTGGAGCTGCTGCTTGCAGCGAGGGGGCTAAAACTAGCGCTGATGCTCCTAATTCTACCACAGAAAATACCACCAGCCCGCCCCCAGCCGAGACAGTTAAAAAAACTCAGGGTGACGCAACTAGCGATATTCGCAGAAACCAAGCAAATTCTGATATTAGGGCCAGAGAACAGCGCAACAATGCGACCGGCGGCGATGCAACAAGAGCCGAGGGCGACCTCAAAAGTGAAGTGCGCTCCAAGTTAGAAGTAAACATCACTAAAGGTCAGCTAACTGTTGATGCAAAAGACGGGGTTGTCACCGTAGGTGGCACAGTTCCCAGTCAAGCTGATTTAGCTAAAATTGAGCCGCTAGCTAAAGAGATTAAGGGTGTTAAACAGGTGAATGTTACGGCTGTTGTCGCCCCCGCTGCACCCGAATCGCCTAGCAGCAAGCAATAA
- a CDS encoding S-layer homology domain-containing protein: MLNIIFTQRRGKAQGRSKITKTNKTNILAAVNTWLAVCLLAAVTGCANSPNSKALEESLAADPKLKQNPVVFSSPPPATAIETNSTAKLPPDFPTEIPLYPNAELIEVGGPTDPSQKNVRLRWESTDPVNSVQNFYSTEFGRRNWEIVSRPTAEGQGSFVATRDNLRVTVSLSPTQKVGGSTEFAIDYSKESPEIAASPQPNNSESSPSPTASPTPSNSEKTTPTPSASSKSANVSEPESQIPQQLRQYVADLTQLEVLKVRSAQSANLETGSTLPKPNKIITRREYARWLVAANNQIYASRQAKQIRLAVDSSEPAFSDVPKTDPDFSAIQGLAEAGVIPSSLSGETKDVKFRPDAPLTRETMILWKVPLDSRQVLPTANIEGVKEKWGFQDASKIDSQASRAVLADFNNGDLANIRRVFGFTTLFQPKKPVTRAEAAASLWYFGVQDQGLSAKDALEAKSKPAE, translated from the coding sequence ATGCTGAATATTATATTTACTCAACGGCGAGGCAAGGCTCAAGGACGATCTAAAATTACTAAAACCAATAAAACCAATATACTCGCTGCTGTAAATACTTGGCTGGCTGTGTGTCTGCTGGCTGCTGTCACAGGTTGTGCAAACAGCCCCAACAGCAAGGCACTCGAAGAATCATTAGCCGCCGATCCGAAATTAAAACAAAATCCAGTAGTTTTCTCTTCCCCGCCACCAGCGACAGCAATTGAGACAAACTCTACCGCCAAACTTCCTCCCGATTTCCCGACAGAGATTCCACTCTATCCTAATGCTGAGTTAATCGAAGTTGGTGGGCCAACCGATCCGTCCCAAAAAAATGTGCGGCTGCGCTGGGAAAGCACAGATCCTGTTAATTCGGTTCAGAACTTTTACTCCACAGAGTTTGGGCGCCGCAACTGGGAAATAGTCAGCCGCCCCACCGCCGAGGGACAAGGTTCTTTCGTCGCAACGCGAGATAATTTACGGGTAACAGTCTCGCTTTCTCCTACTCAGAAAGTAGGGGGTTCTACAGAATTTGCGATCGACTACAGCAAAGAAAGCCCCGAAATTGCCGCCAGTCCCCAACCTAATAATTCCGAGTCTAGCCCATCTCCAACCGCTTCACCAACTCCATCTAATTCCGAGAAAACTACTCCAACACCATCCGCCTCGTCAAAATCAGCAAATGTTAGCGAACCAGAAAGCCAAATTCCTCAACAGTTGCGGCAGTATGTGGCAGATTTGACTCAGTTGGAAGTGCTGAAAGTGCGATCTGCCCAAAGTGCTAATTTAGAAACTGGCAGCACTTTACCCAAACCCAACAAAATTATCACTCGCCGCGAATACGCCCGCTGGTTAGTAGCAGCTAACAATCAGATTTATGCTAGCCGTCAAGCCAAACAAATTAGATTAGCAGTAGACTCTAGCGAACCAGCCTTTTCTGACGTACCCAAAACAGACCCGGATTTTTCAGCAATTCAAGGTTTAGCAGAAGCCGGTGTAATTCCGAGTTCGCTTTCGGGAGAAACTAAAGATGTGAAATTTCGCCCGGATGCACCTTTAACTCGCGAAACAATGATTCTTTGGAAAGTCCCTTTAGATAGTCGTCAAGTTTTACCGACAGCTAACATTGAAGGAGTGAAAGAAAAGTGGGGCTTTCAAGATGCTTCTAAGATTGATTCCCAGGCGTCGCGGGCCGTTTTAGCTGATTTTAACAATGGAGATTTGGCGAATATTCGCCGCGTTTTCGGTTTTACTACTCTGTTTCAGCCGAAGAAACCAGTGACTCGCGCCGAAGCTGCTGCTAGTTTGTGGTATTTTGGCGTTCAAGATCAGGGATTGTCTGCTAAAGATGCCCTGGAAGCCAAGTCTAAACCTGCTGAGTAG
- a CDS encoding RNA-guided endonuclease InsQ/TnpB family protein encodes MLLSFKTELKPNNRQVTLFRQHCGVARHAYNFGNAIIQEALQLREADKTIKIPSAIDLHKRLVAEIKPANPWYYQSSKASPQQALAEVRTAWDRCFKKVSKQPRFKKKGKSKDSFYLEQGTKAKPGISNDGKRVKLPKIGWVRLHEPLPITATHNCVISRTADKWFIAIKYEIEQPPIPLNRPSIGVDIGIKELAVTSDGKVFANPKAYRKMSKKMKRLQRSVSRKVKGSKNRTKAVRKLAKLHSRISFIRKDAIHKLTNHLAKNHSVIKIENLNVKAFLKNHKLAGAIADCGMYEFKRQLEYKTEKFSSQLILVDRFFPSSQICSNCRNHRHKMPLKNRVYVCPDCGHTEDRDLNAAKNIERWFEGIHIPTHIPHPQLAHTQLGCSVRVSRPR; translated from the coding sequence ATGCTACTCAGTTTCAAGACGGAATTAAAACCTAACAATAGACAGGTGACTCTATTCCGTCAACACTGTGGAGTAGCCAGACACGCTTACAATTTTGGCAATGCTATTATTCAGGAAGCTTTACAACTTAGAGAGGCTGATAAAACAATCAAAATTCCCTCTGCTATTGACTTGCACAAACGTCTAGTCGCTGAGATTAAACCAGCTAATCCCTGGTATTATCAAAGCTCCAAAGCAAGTCCACAACAGGCTCTGGCAGAGGTAAGGACGGCATGGGATAGATGCTTCAAAAAAGTCTCTAAACAGCCTAGATTCAAGAAGAAAGGCAAGTCTAAAGACAGTTTTTATCTTGAGCAAGGCACTAAAGCAAAACCTGGTATCAGCAATGATGGTAAGCGAGTTAAACTCCCTAAAATTGGTTGGGTGCGATTGCACGAACCTCTCCCCATTACGGCTACTCATAATTGCGTAATTAGTCGCACTGCCGACAAATGGTTCATAGCCATCAAGTATGAGATTGAACAGCCACCAATACCTCTAAATCGCCCCTCTATTGGTGTTGATATTGGTATTAAGGAATTAGCTGTCACCAGTGACGGAAAGGTTTTTGCTAACCCCAAAGCTTACCGCAAAATGAGTAAGAAAATGAAGCGATTGCAGCGCTCTGTTAGTCGCAAAGTTAAAGGCTCAAAGAACAGAACTAAGGCAGTTAGAAAGCTGGCAAAACTGCATTCTAGAATTTCATTCATCCGCAAAGATGCTATTCATAAACTCACCAATCATCTCGCTAAAAACCACAGCGTGATTAAAATTGAGAATTTGAACGTCAAAGCATTTTTGAAAAATCACAAATTGGCGGGTGCGATTGCCGATTGTGGAATGTACGAATTTAAGCGACAACTTGAATATAAAACTGAGAAATTTTCTAGTCAGTTGATTTTAGTTGACCGCTTCTTTCCTAGTTCTCAAATCTGTTCAAATTGTAGGAATCACCGCCACAAAATGCCATTAAAGAATCGAGTCTATGTATGTCCTGATTGCGGTCATACAGAGGACAGAGACTTGAACGCAGCTAAAAACATTGAGCGATGGTTTGAAGGAATTCACATTCCGACCCACATTCCGCACCCTCAACTGGCACACACGCAGTTGGGGTGCTCCGTCCGAGTCTCTCGTCCGAGATAA